tgagattttaaatGGATCCTGGCTGGGTTTTTGGGGCAAACCGtgggaattttcccatttcctccccGTTTTTGGTGCCCAATCCCATTTCCTTCGTTCCCCCCCTTCCCAAGTTGGCattgttggggattttggggaattctggggcaCTCACACTGGTGACTTTCCTCTTGAtgttctccaggagctgctcctggctgggttttggggcaaaatctgggaatttttaTCAGAtcctggctgggtttggggcagattttgcgATTTTAAATTGATCCTGGATggtttttatggaaaattttgggattttgaatggatcctggctgggttttggggcaaattttgggatttttaatggatcatggctgggttttggggcaaattttgggatttttaatggatcctggctgggttttaaggaaaaatttgggatttttaatggatcCTGGATGGTTTTAGTgaaaattctgggatttttttacagAACTTGCTGGTTTTTGAggaaaattctgggatttttaatggatcctggctgggttttggggcaaatcctgggatttttaatggatcCTGGATgggttttatggaaaattttgggatttttaatggatcCTGGATGGTTTTagggaaaattttgggattttgaatGGAttctgggtggttttttggggcaaattttgggaattttcccatttcctccccGTTTTTGGTGCCCAATCCCATTTCCTTCGTTCCCCCCATTCCCAAGTTGGCattgttggggattttggggaattctggggcaCTCACACTGGTGACTTTCCTCTTGATGTTCTCGAGCAGGCGCTCCTGGCCGCGCAGGAAGAAGGGGTGCTGGAACTCGGTGTCGTCGCGCTCCGGCTTCACCAGCCCGCCCTGCTCCAGGTGCACCACCTTCCGGAAACCGTCTGGGaaagtggggaaaaatggggaataaatggggaaaatagTGGGGAAATATTGGGGGAATATTGGGGAAAATATGGGGGGAAAACTAGGAATAAACGGAAAAAAATatagggaaaaatggggaaaaaatggggaaaatagtggggaaaatggggggaaatatTGGGGAAAATACGGGGAAtaaatgggggaaaatatggggaaaatacggggaaaattgggggaaaaatggggaaaaagctgggaataaatggaaaaaatactggaaaaaatggggaaaaattgaggaaaaatgggggaaaagtggggggaaaatcaggggaaaatggggaaaaatccaggtgaaaatggggggaaatggggaaaattgggggaaaatatgagggaaaattggggggaaaatggggaaaatacggggaaaaatggggaaaatatgggagaaaaatgggggaaaaatctgggaataaatggggaaaaaatgggaaaaaacctgggaataaatggggaaaaatccggggaaaaaacggggaaaaactgggaataaatggggaaaaaatctgggaaaaaacaggggaaaatggggaaaaaacgaggaataaatggggaaaaattggggaaaaatgggga
This window of the Haemorhous mexicanus isolate bHaeMex1 unplaced genomic scaffold, bHaeMex1.pri scaffold_261_ctg1, whole genome shotgun sequence genome carries:
- the LOC132323037 gene encoding heat shock factor protein 1-like; the protein is FPPIFSPIFPQYFPTIFPIYSPFFPTFPDGFRKVVHLEQGGLVKPERDDTEFQHPFFLRGQERLLENIKRKVTSVSSLKGEEVRVRQDSVARLLADMQAMRGKQDSLDSRLLTMKQ